The following are encoded together in the Tepidiforma bonchosmolovskayae genome:
- the ahcY gene encoding adenosylhomocysteinase, with amino-acid sequence MPCDIANPRLAPEGVRRIEWAAREMPVLRLIRERFQREKPLRGIRMTACLHVTTETANLAITLRDGGADLRLCASNPLSTQDDVAAALVEEYGIPVFAICGEDNETYYRHIHQALEHGPQLTMDDGADVVATLHKERRDLLAGVVGGTEETTTGVIRLRAMAAAGALGYPIVAVNEADTKHLFDNRYGTGQSTVDGIIRATNILLAGKTFVVAGYGWCGRGVAARARGMGAQVIVTEVDPVKALEAVMDGYRVMPMAEAAKIGDIFVTLTGDINVIDRQHLEAMKDGAILANSGHFDSEINLKALQALSEGKRQVRASVDEYRLQDGRRLYLLGEGRLVNLAAAEGHPAAVMDMSFANQALGAEWIAQNAQKLEKKVYEIPHEVDEEIARLKLHAMGVQIDYLTEEQQRYLSSWQEGT; translated from the coding sequence ATCCCGTGTGACATTGCCAACCCCCGCCTTGCGCCGGAGGGCGTCCGGCGCATCGAATGGGCCGCGCGCGAGATGCCGGTGTTGCGGCTTATCCGCGAACGCTTCCAGCGGGAGAAGCCGCTGCGCGGCATCCGGATGACGGCCTGCCTGCACGTCACGACGGAGACCGCGAACCTGGCGATTACGCTGCGCGACGGCGGCGCCGACCTGCGGCTGTGCGCAAGCAACCCGCTTTCGACCCAGGACGACGTGGCTGCGGCGCTGGTGGAGGAGTACGGGATCCCGGTCTTCGCCATCTGCGGCGAGGACAACGAGACGTACTACCGGCACATCCACCAGGCGCTGGAGCACGGCCCGCAGCTGACGATGGACGACGGCGCGGACGTGGTCGCTACGCTGCACAAGGAGCGGCGGGACCTGCTGGCAGGGGTGGTCGGCGGGACCGAGGAGACGACGACGGGCGTCATCCGGCTGCGGGCGATGGCGGCCGCGGGGGCGCTCGGCTACCCGATCGTGGCGGTGAACGAGGCGGACACCAAGCACCTCTTCGATAACCGGTACGGGACGGGCCAGTCGACCGTCGACGGCATCATCCGGGCGACGAACATCCTGCTTGCCGGGAAGACGTTCGTGGTGGCCGGCTACGGCTGGTGCGGGCGCGGGGTTGCAGCCCGGGCGCGGGGCATGGGCGCACAGGTCATCGTGACGGAGGTCGACCCTGTGAAGGCGCTGGAGGCGGTGATGGACGGCTACCGGGTGATGCCGATGGCCGAGGCGGCGAAAATTGGGGACATCTTCGTGACGCTGACGGGCGACATCAACGTGATTGACCGGCAGCATCTCGAAGCGATGAAGGACGGCGCCATCCTCGCCAACAGCGGCCACTTCGACAGCGAAATCAACCTGAAGGCGCTGCAGGCGCTGAGCGAGGGGAAGCGGCAGGTCCGCGCTTCGGTCGACGAGTACCGGCTGCAGGACGGACGACGGCTGTACCTGCTCGGCGAAGGGCGGCTGGTGAACCTGGCAGCGGCCGAGGGGCACCCGGCGGCAGTCATGGACATGTCGTTCGCGAACCAGGCGCTCGGGGCGGAGTGGATCGCGCAGAACGCGCAGAAGCTCGAGAAGAAGGTGTACGAAATTCCGCACGAAGTGGACGAAGAGATCGCGCGGCTGAAGCTGCACGCGATGGGCGTCCAGATCGACTACCTGACCGAGGAGCAGCAGCGCTACCTCTCGAGCTGGCAGGAAGGGACCTAG
- a CDS encoding HhH-GPD family protein, translated as MTATSATPDAPAAREALAAWYAVNGRHDLPWRQIRDPYAVLVSEVMLQQTQVERVLPYYRAWLERWPTFDALAAAAPADVITAWRGLGYNRRALALRAAARAVVERHGGSFPWEPQELLALPGVGPYTAAALRAFVRDEPVAVLDTNIARVVTRFVLGAPSHREVPAAPLHAAAAALVPPAGARDHNLALMDLGALVCTARNPDCGGCPLAPACAWRAAGCPPPEASARRPAVRFEATARFARGRLVDRLRSGPADEAELAAILPESHRPRLAEYLAALEAEGLVAQIGAGAWALPA; from the coding sequence ATGACCGCGACATCCGCGACGCCTGACGCCCCGGCCGCCCGCGAAGCCCTCGCCGCGTGGTACGCCGTCAACGGCCGCCACGACCTGCCGTGGCGGCAGATCCGCGACCCATACGCGGTCCTCGTCTCCGAGGTGATGCTCCAGCAAACCCAGGTCGAGCGCGTGCTCCCGTACTACCGCGCCTGGCTCGAACGCTGGCCCACATTCGATGCCCTGGCCGCTGCTGCCCCTGCCGACGTCATCACCGCCTGGCGCGGACTCGGCTACAACCGCCGCGCGCTCGCTCTCCGCGCCGCCGCCCGGGCCGTCGTCGAGCGCCACGGCGGCAGCTTCCCCTGGGAGCCGCAGGAGCTCCTCGCGCTGCCCGGCGTCGGCCCGTACACGGCCGCAGCGCTTCGGGCCTTCGTCCGTGACGAGCCCGTGGCCGTCCTCGATACCAACATCGCCCGCGTCGTGACCCGCTTCGTCCTGGGCGCCCCATCCCACCGCGAAGTTCCCGCCGCCCCGTTGCATGCAGCAGCCGCCGCCCTGGTCCCGCCCGCCGGCGCCCGCGACCACAACCTCGCGCTCATGGACCTCGGCGCCCTCGTCTGCACCGCGCGCAATCCGGACTGCGGCGGGTGCCCGCTCGCACCGGCGTGCGCCTGGCGGGCTGCAGGCTGCCCGCCGCCCGAAGCCTCCGCCCGACGGCCTGCTGTCCGATTTGAAGCGACTGCCCGCTTCGCCCGCGGCCGCCTCGTCGACCGCCTCCGCAGCGGCCCCGCAGACGAGGCGGAGCTCGCCGCCATCCTGCCCGAGTCCCACCGCCCCCGGCTCGCCGAATACCTCGCCGCCCTCGAGGCAGAAGGGCTCGTGGCGCAGATCGGGGCCGGTGCCTGGGCCCTCCCGGCCTAG
- a CDS encoding enoyl-CoA hydratase/isomerase family protein, which produces MPQISVERSGNVATITITNPPHGFMDAATVAELDAATAELDADPAVRAIVITGGVPGVFIRHYSVRELETLARQLRERGVAVDPARPVPPRDIDRVFGRLETTPRPVIAAINGFAMGGGFELALSCDLRIAEEGQYELGLPEVRLGILPGAGGTQKLPALVGTARALEMTLRGRTVGPAEAHRLGLVHELVPPGRALERAHQLAAEIAALPPRAVGHIKRLVRAAGAVPRDEGLALERTLFLDLLLSDEALERMSRMNADDRDIRDA; this is translated from the coding sequence GTGCCGCAGATTTCCGTCGAACGCTCCGGCAACGTCGCCACGATCACCATCACGAACCCGCCGCACGGGTTCATGGACGCCGCGACCGTCGCCGAGCTCGATGCCGCAACCGCTGAACTCGACGCCGACCCGGCGGTCCGCGCCATCGTGATCACCGGCGGCGTCCCCGGCGTCTTCATCCGCCACTACTCCGTCCGCGAGCTGGAAACGCTCGCCCGCCAGCTCCGCGAACGCGGCGTCGCCGTCGACCCCGCCCGGCCGGTCCCCCCGCGCGACATCGACCGCGTCTTCGGCCGCCTCGAGACCACGCCCCGGCCCGTCATCGCGGCCATCAACGGTTTCGCCATGGGCGGCGGCTTTGAACTCGCACTCTCATGTGACCTGCGCATCGCCGAAGAAGGCCAGTACGAGCTCGGCCTGCCGGAGGTGCGCCTCGGCATCCTCCCCGGCGCCGGCGGCACCCAGAAGCTCCCCGCGCTCGTCGGGACAGCCCGCGCCCTCGAAATGACCCTCCGCGGCCGCACCGTCGGCCCGGCCGAGGCGCACCGCCTTGGGCTCGTCCACGAACTCGTTCCGCCGGGCCGCGCCCTCGAGCGGGCACACCAGCTCGCCGCCGAAATCGCTGCCCTGCCGCCGCGCGCCGTCGGCCATATCAAGCGGCTGGTGCGCGCGGCCGGCGCCGTCCCCCGCGACGAAGGGCTCGCCCTCGAACGCACCCTCTTCCTCGACCTCCTCCTCTCCGACGAGGCGCTCGAACGCATGTCGCGGATGAACGCCGATGACCGCGACATCCGCGACGCCTGA
- a CDS encoding metal-dependent hydrolase family protein produces MALQPILLRNVAVFDDAARTFRPGLSVLCRDGRIDRILAEPLPDIPAGARVIDGQGRFLVPGLIDCHVHLTSGGDPNELAAMRAEPLAVRAWKAERNAAATVRAGVTTVRDLGAADHLNIHLARAVDAGLLEGPRILAAGYGVTMTGGHGHGFIAVEADGPDEVRKKVREQLRAGAAAIKLFASGGVMTPGVDPRSPSFTVEELRAGVEEAHKAFRVVGAHAQATEGIKNAILAGVDSIEHGVWLDEEAIAMMVERGTCLVATLTAPWQIAHRGVEAGVPAYMVEKGWQVLEAHEQSFRAAVRAGVRIAMGTDQGTPFNRPGENAQELLRMVQLGLSNAAALLAATAWAADLLRLADRTGRIREGLDADLLLLDRDPLADIAVLAEPAAIRAVLARGKIICTTLPVTTPEPEAP; encoded by the coding sequence GTGGCCCTCCAGCCCATCCTCCTTCGCAACGTCGCCGTCTTCGATGACGCGGCCCGCACGTTCCGGCCGGGCCTGTCCGTCCTTTGCCGTGACGGCCGCATCGACCGCATCCTCGCCGAACCGCTTCCAGATATCCCCGCGGGAGCACGCGTCATCGACGGGCAGGGCCGCTTCCTCGTCCCGGGCCTCATCGACTGCCATGTCCACCTCACCTCGGGCGGCGACCCCAACGAACTGGCTGCCATGCGCGCCGAGCCCCTGGCCGTCCGCGCCTGGAAGGCCGAGCGCAACGCCGCGGCCACCGTCCGCGCCGGTGTGACGACCGTCCGCGACCTCGGTGCAGCTGACCACCTGAACATCCACCTCGCGCGCGCCGTCGATGCCGGCCTGCTCGAAGGGCCCCGCATCCTTGCCGCCGGGTACGGCGTGACCATGACCGGAGGCCACGGGCATGGCTTCATCGCCGTCGAAGCCGACGGCCCCGATGAGGTCCGGAAGAAAGTCCGCGAGCAGCTCCGCGCAGGCGCCGCGGCCATCAAGCTGTTCGCCAGCGGCGGCGTCATGACCCCAGGGGTCGACCCCCGTTCGCCGAGCTTCACCGTCGAAGAGCTCCGCGCCGGCGTCGAAGAGGCGCACAAGGCCTTCCGCGTCGTCGGCGCCCATGCCCAGGCCACCGAGGGCATCAAGAACGCCATCCTCGCCGGGGTCGACTCCATCGAGCACGGGGTCTGGCTCGATGAAGAAGCCATCGCCATGATGGTTGAGCGCGGCACCTGCCTTGTTGCGACCCTTACCGCCCCCTGGCAGATCGCCCACCGCGGCGTCGAAGCCGGCGTCCCGGCCTACATGGTCGAGAAGGGCTGGCAGGTCCTCGAAGCCCACGAGCAGAGCTTCCGCGCGGCCGTCCGCGCCGGCGTCCGCATCGCCATGGGCACCGACCAGGGCACGCCGTTCAATCGCCCCGGCGAAAACGCCCAGGAGCTCCTCCGCATGGTCCAGCTCGGACTCTCGAATGCCGCCGCCCTTCTCGCCGCAACCGCCTGGGCCGCTGACCTCCTCCGTCTCGCCGACCGCACCGGCCGCATCCGCGAGGGGCTCGATGCCGACCTCCTCCTGCTCGACCGCGACCCGCTCGCCGATATCGCCGTACTGGCAGAACCTGCAGCCATCCGTGCCGTCCTCGCCCGCGGCAAGATCATCTGCACCACCCTTCCCGTAACCACCCCCGAACCGGAGGCCCCATGA
- a CDS encoding DinB family protein encodes MNMRVQLVIDEFNRHRRQFEHLCRQLTEEELRSGIPGSHWTVKDYIAHLCTIDGLIVPRFAAMVGQQAPLPDTPIPNPFDIDDWNEAAVRSRAERTIEELLAEAATHRERLLRAVAEFTDAHLDQEILYGGDRKALDIPPSKVRFGGLLWGVAIHDPTHTRDILRALPHRAEEPWIREWLASVSDALVPQGVREQRV; translated from the coding sequence ATGAACATGCGCGTCCAGCTCGTCATCGACGAGTTCAACCGGCACCGCCGGCAGTTCGAGCACCTGTGCCGCCAGCTCACCGAGGAGGAGCTTCGCAGCGGCATCCCGGGCAGCCACTGGACGGTGAAGGACTACATCGCCCATCTGTGCACCATCGACGGACTGATCGTGCCGCGGTTTGCAGCGATGGTGGGGCAGCAGGCGCCGCTGCCAGACACGCCGATTCCGAACCCGTTCGATATCGACGACTGGAACGAGGCGGCCGTGCGGTCGCGGGCGGAGCGGACCATCGAGGAGCTGCTGGCCGAGGCCGCGACGCACCGGGAGCGGCTGCTGCGGGCGGTGGCAGAGTTCACTGATGCCCATCTCGACCAGGAGATCCTGTACGGGGGCGACCGTAAGGCGCTCGACATCCCGCCCTCGAAGGTGCGGTTCGGCGGGCTGCTCTGGGGGGTGGCAATCCACGACCCGACCCACACCCGGGACATCCTCCGGGCGCTGCCCCACCGGGCAGAGGAGCCCTGGATCCGGGAGTGGCTGGCGAGCGTGAGCGACGCGCTCGTACCGCAGGGCGTGCGGGAGCAGCGGGTCTGA
- a CDS encoding methyl-accepting chemotaxis protein → MPSASSTARDRLVLTVIAAHVPAVVIVALAVGQLSALAAIVGSVAVAAAAGAAYWLAAGRMGFRIAAAAALMAMSGMLIAASGGDIAVHFHVFVVLSFLVIYYSAIPILVAAAVIAVHHLVGNYLFPAYVFDTGASLGIVLKHAAFVVLEAGVTIYVAERVRRSAAAISTAADRLAAEQLPAMQDAFEAAARGDLTRTFAFEPAPVAISGSDEISVMAGSFNRLQEQLGAIARAAGQMNASLAALVRDAAENARRVLETAAAVESSAADVAGAAHQIAQASADIGELTGRLADIAASAEANLARAAADADHVAGTTRQAAATATDARGEIAGIHQALVQVAALASEVTEATRGSSEAARDGQEAVRQAVASMAAIAGAVERAAATVNELGAYGEQIGNIVTVIDEIAAQTNLLALNAAIEAARAGEQGRGFAVVAENVRQLAERSSASTREIADLIARIQERTTEAVTAMQTGVADVRQGRDVTARVDASLGQIIANIAQTSDRVDVIVRRIGELTSSATVLVEAASSLVSTAREAESGAEGIADASKSVLGSVEQVAQSSSETAATVEELNASTTTLGDRAAALDRDSAALRELAESLSRSVGMFRLGTSAQPVPLALAGERRAA, encoded by the coding sequence ATGCCTTCTGCCTCGTCCACCGCGCGTGACCGCCTTGTTCTCACGGTCATCGCGGCCCACGTCCCCGCCGTCGTCATCGTCGCCCTCGCGGTCGGGCAGCTTTCCGCCCTGGCCGCCATCGTTGGCAGCGTCGCCGTCGCGGCTGCGGCCGGGGCCGCCTACTGGCTCGCCGCCGGCCGGATGGGCTTCCGCATCGCCGCTGCAGCCGCCCTCATGGCGATGTCGGGCATGCTCATCGCCGCGTCCGGCGGCGATATCGCCGTCCACTTCCATGTCTTCGTCGTCCTCAGCTTCCTCGTCATCTACTACAGCGCCATTCCCATCCTCGTCGCCGCGGCGGTCATCGCGGTCCACCATCTTGTGGGGAACTACCTGTTCCCGGCCTATGTTTTCGATACCGGAGCATCGCTGGGCATCGTCCTCAAGCACGCTGCATTCGTCGTCCTCGAAGCCGGCGTCACCATCTACGTCGCCGAGCGCGTCCGCCGCAGCGCCGCTGCCATCTCGACGGCAGCAGACCGCCTGGCCGCCGAACAGCTCCCCGCAATGCAGGACGCCTTCGAAGCCGCTGCCCGCGGCGACCTCACCCGCACCTTCGCCTTCGAGCCAGCGCCGGTCGCCATCTCCGGCAGCGACGAAATCAGCGTGATGGCCGGCTCCTTCAACCGCCTTCAGGAGCAGCTCGGCGCCATCGCGCGGGCGGCCGGGCAGATGAACGCCAGCCTTGCCGCCCTGGTCCGTGATGCCGCAGAAAACGCCCGCCGCGTCCTCGAGACCGCTGCCGCCGTCGAATCCTCAGCCGCCGACGTCGCCGGGGCTGCCCATCAGATCGCCCAGGCCTCTGCCGACATTGGGGAGCTGACCGGCCGGCTCGCCGATATCGCCGCCTCAGCCGAGGCAAATCTCGCCCGCGCCGCCGCCGACGCCGACCACGTTGCCGGGACGACCCGCCAAGCGGCCGCCACCGCGACCGACGCCCGCGGCGAGATTGCCGGCATTCACCAGGCGCTCGTCCAGGTGGCTGCGCTCGCCAGCGAGGTCACCGAGGCCACCCGCGGCAGCAGCGAAGCCGCCCGCGACGGCCAGGAGGCGGTACGCCAGGCCGTCGCCTCCATGGCAGCAATCGCCGGCGCAGTCGAGCGGGCCGCCGCCACCGTCAACGAACTCGGCGCCTACGGCGAACAGATCGGCAACATCGTCACCGTCATCGATGAAATCGCCGCCCAGACGAACCTGCTCGCGCTCAATGCCGCCATCGAAGCCGCCAGGGCCGGCGAACAGGGTCGCGGCTTTGCAGTCGTCGCCGAAAACGTCCGCCAGCTCGCCGAGCGCTCCAGCGCCAGCACGCGCGAGATCGCCGACCTCATTGCCCGCATCCAGGAGCGCACCACCGAAGCCGTCACGGCCATGCAGACAGGTGTTGCCGATGTCCGGCAGGGCCGCGATGTGACCGCCCGGGTCGATGCCTCGCTCGGCCAGATCATCGCCAACATCGCCCAGACCAGCGACCGCGTCGATGTCATTGTCCGCCGCATCGGCGAGCTCACCTCGAGCGCAACCGTCCTGGTTGAGGCCGCGTCCTCGCTGGTCTCGACCGCCCGCGAGGCGGAATCCGGCGCGGAAGGCATCGCTGATGCATCGAAGAGCGTCCTGGGCTCGGTCGAGCAGGTCGCGCAGTCTTCATCCGAAACCGCCGCGACGGTCGAAGAGCTCAACGCCTCGACAACCACCCTCGGCGACCGCGCCGCAGCACTCGACCGCGATTCAGCCGCCCTGCGGGAGCTGGCCGAGTCGCTCAGCCGGAGCGTCGGGATGTTCCGGCTCGGCACCTCGGCCCAGCCGGTTCCGCTGGCTCTGGCGGGCGAGCGCCGTGCGGCCTGA
- a CDS encoding peptidylprolyl isomerase, whose translation MAKQWAQPPTMVIDPAKTYRATIETTAGTMTAEFFPAEAPKTVNNFVFLAREGFYDGVIFHRVIPGFVIQGGDPTGTGRGGPGYRFEDEPVTRPYLRGTIAMANAGPNTNGSQFFIMHADYPLPPNYTIFGQLTGGEEVLDAIATAPRGPQDRPVNPVSITRVTIEEA comes from the coding sequence ATGGCGAAGCAGTGGGCACAGCCGCCGACGATGGTGATCGACCCGGCGAAGACGTACCGGGCGACGATCGAGACGACGGCAGGGACGATGACGGCGGAGTTCTTCCCGGCGGAGGCGCCGAAGACGGTGAACAACTTCGTCTTCCTTGCGCGCGAGGGCTTTTACGACGGGGTCATCTTCCACCGGGTCATCCCGGGGTTCGTCATCCAGGGCGGCGACCCGACCGGGACGGGGCGGGGCGGGCCTGGCTACCGGTTCGAGGATGAGCCGGTGACCCGGCCGTACCTGCGGGGCACCATCGCGATGGCGAACGCGGGGCCGAACACGAACGGGAGCCAGTTTTTCATCATGCACGCGGACTACCCGCTGCCGCCGAACTACACGATTTTCGGGCAGCTGACGGGCGGCGAAGAGGTGCTGGACGCGATCGCGACGGCACCGCGGGGTCCGCAGGACCGGCCCGTAAACCCGGTGTCGATTACCCGAGTAACGATCGAGGAGGCGTAG